From Paenibacillus thermoaerophilus, a single genomic window includes:
- a CDS encoding nucleoside recognition domain-containing protein, which translates to MRSAIRAFARWGPGAAAGAFAALLLVYSQEALRSALVGLSIWWDILFPALLPFLVMSELMLGLGLVHFFGSLLDPLMRPLFRVPGIGGFVMAVGFASGYPVSARLAARLRGERLLSRDEGERLVAFTTTSDPIFMIGAVSVGFFHRPGIAPLLVASHYGAAILVGLLMARLSRPADRTPPAPARERSSFIGKAFQAMHAARLNDNRPFPQLLLDSISASLRLIVVIGGLVVFFSVLMAVLRSSGALGLITAPLVGALELAGVPAELIAASVSGLFEVTLGTQAAGSAVPVSGLPHAVAMAAAVLSWAGLSVHAQILSLISGTGMRYGPFLLARLLHTLLSAGLVYALWVPFAPSMSAWLPFGTSPEPQSAGLPHAWAALPAIAAALAAGGAALLTASFAVLLARRASGIVRGLFFQYDESNNPGWRPPR; encoded by the coding sequence TTGCGAAGCGCAATCCGCGCATTCGCCAGATGGGGGCCCGGAGCCGCCGCCGGAGCGTTCGCCGCTTTGCTGCTCGTTTACTCCCAAGAGGCGCTTCGGTCAGCCCTCGTCGGACTATCGATCTGGTGGGATATTTTGTTTCCGGCCCTGCTGCCTTTTTTGGTCATGTCCGAGCTGATGCTGGGGCTCGGCCTCGTCCACTTCTTCGGCTCCCTGCTGGACCCGCTGATGCGCCCGCTGTTCCGGGTTCCCGGCATCGGCGGGTTTGTCATGGCCGTCGGCTTCGCCTCCGGCTACCCCGTATCGGCGCGGCTCGCCGCCCGCCTGCGCGGCGAGCGGCTGCTGTCGCGGGACGAAGGCGAACGGCTCGTCGCGTTTACGACGACATCTGATCCGATCTTTATGATCGGAGCGGTATCCGTCGGTTTTTTCCATCGGCCGGGAATCGCTCCCCTGCTGGTCGCCTCTCATTACGGCGCCGCGATTCTGGTCGGGCTGCTGATGGCCCGGCTGTCCCGGCCCGCAGACAGAACGCCGCCGGCTCCGGCACGGGAGCGCAGCTCGTTTATAGGCAAGGCGTTCCAAGCCATGCACGCAGCCAGGCTGAACGATAACCGCCCCTTCCCCCAGCTCCTGCTGGATTCGATCTCGGCGTCGCTGCGGCTGATCGTCGTGATCGGAGGGCTTGTCGTGTTTTTTTCGGTGCTGATGGCGGTGCTCCGCTCGTCGGGCGCGCTCGGGCTGATAACCGCCCCGCTTGTCGGGGCGCTGGAGCTTGCGGGCGTCCCGGCCGAGCTTATCGCCGCCTCCGTCAGCGGCTTGTTCGAGGTGACGCTGGGGACGCAGGCCGCCGGCAGCGCCGTGCCTGTCAGCGGCTTGCCGCACGCCGTCGCCATGGCGGCCGCCGTGCTTTCGTGGGCGGGATTGTCGGTTCACGCGCAAATATTGAGCCTGATCTCCGGCACGGGCATGCGGTACGGCCCCTTTCTGCTGGCGCGACTGCTTCACACCTTGCTGTCGGCCGGTCTGGTTTATGCGTTGTGGGTTCCGTTTGCGCCCTCGATGTCCGCCTGGCTGCCGTTCGGCACGTCTCCCGAACCGCAGTCCGCAGGGTTGCCGCACGCATGGGCCGCCCTGCCCGCGATCGCCGCCGCGCTTGCGGCCGGCGGAGCGGCTCTGCTGACGGCTTCCTTCGCCGTGCTTCTGGCCAGACGGGCGTCCGGCATTGTGCGGGGCTTGTTTTTTCAGTATGATGAGAGTAACAACCCCGGATGGAGGCCACCCCGTTGA
- a CDS encoding NAD kinase, translating to MKYAIVERRDDISRNTAEKFHRIARDLGLIHDQQTPDVVVSIGGDGTMLHAFHSYLEQLDHVAFIGVHTGHLGFFADWKPGEVEILARLMAASGPHDPLRIVRYPIAEIRIETDSGTTTQLALNEFTVKGDSGMLVAQLNINDEPFEMFRGDGICISSPCGSTAYNKSLGGAIIHPSLETIQIAEIASINNRVYRTLGSSLLLPKHHHCDIYPKEGQKLLLNADHLTLPAAGVRSIRCMVSEKKISFARLRSFPFWTRVKDAFIDL from the coding sequence TTGAAATACGCAATCGTAGAACGCCGCGACGACATTTCTCGCAATACGGCGGAAAAATTTCACCGGATCGCCCGAGATCTCGGATTAATACACGATCAGCAAACCCCCGACGTCGTGGTGTCGATCGGCGGCGACGGCACCATGCTGCATGCGTTTCACAGCTATCTGGAGCAGTTGGACCATGTCGCGTTTATCGGCGTACATACCGGCCATCTCGGCTTTTTCGCCGACTGGAAGCCCGGCGAAGTCGAAATTCTCGCCCGGCTGATGGCCGCCTCGGGCCCGCACGACCCTCTGCGTATCGTCCGCTACCCGATCGCCGAGATCCGGATCGAGACGGATAGCGGCACGACGACTCAGTTGGCGCTGAACGAGTTCACCGTGAAAGGCGATTCCGGCATGCTGGTGGCGCAGTTGAACATCAACGACGAGCCGTTCGAGATGTTCCGCGGAGACGGCATCTGCATCTCCTCCCCATGCGGCAGCACCGCCTACAACAAAAGCCTGGGCGGAGCGATCATTCATCCGTCGCTGGAGACGATTCAGATCGCCGAGATCGCCTCGATCAACAACCGCGTGTACCGGACGCTCGGCTCGTCGCTCTTGCTGCCGAAGCATCATCATTGCGACATTTACCCGAAGGAAGGCCAGAAGCTTCTGCTGAACGCCGACCATCTGACGCTCCCGGCGGCGGGTGTCCGCTCCATCCGCTGCATGGTGTCGGAGAAGAAGATCTCGTTCGCCCGGCTGCGTTCGTTCCCGTTCTGGACGCGTGTCAAGGATGCGTTTATCGATTTGTAG
- a CDS encoding PucR family transcriptional regulator produces the protein MSEFPTIREILKRPYFQGATVHASEKALDREVEWVHILEVTDVGELLNGNELILSTGLSWKDGDEAGVSFLRQIMASRASGLCLETGRVIDRIPEQMLQLAKRNDFPIIIFHPDRHVRYIEITRDIHTWIINRQRGSFFQENRWTHKWLNGEIEEAEIRRRLLTAKPGLKLGLNMAVVFELEAAKLHTPDFETRCIQKNMTARHVFESEGFYLIPTIADTHLVYILLDLETRPDIDAAAARALSRFLQADKRQPPEFVKFAGAGRSFRALTDLQDSYRTALDVIGIQKDIGPLPNPFDRDLHLYRILYKLRESGELPKLVRDRLGPLLQADNERRDLWIKTLKTYFEQNLAKRETAEALFISRQTLYARLEKIAELLGGDFHAPGQRLALELAVCGYEYLRRSGSSEIM, from the coding sequence GTGTCCGAATTTCCGACCATCCGGGAAATATTGAAGCGCCCGTATTTTCAAGGGGCTACCGTCCATGCCAGCGAAAAGGCGCTGGACCGGGAGGTCGAGTGGGTCCATATTCTCGAAGTGACCGACGTCGGCGAACTGCTGAACGGCAACGAGCTCATTCTCTCGACCGGCCTGTCCTGGAAAGACGGAGACGAGGCCGGCGTTTCCTTTCTTCGGCAAATTATGGCCTCCCGCGCCTCGGGCCTGTGCCTGGAGACGGGGAGAGTCATCGACCGCATTCCGGAGCAAATGCTGCAGCTCGCGAAACGGAACGACTTCCCGATCATCATCTTCCATCCGGACCGCCATGTCCGCTACATCGAAATTACCCGGGATATCCATACCTGGATCATCAACCGGCAACGGGGAAGCTTCTTTCAGGAGAACCGCTGGACCCACAAATGGCTGAACGGCGAAATCGAAGAAGCGGAAATTCGCAGACGGCTGCTGACGGCGAAGCCCGGGTTGAAATTGGGGCTTAACATGGCGGTCGTCTTCGAGCTCGAAGCGGCGAAGCTGCACACTCCCGATTTCGAAACCCGGTGCATCCAGAAAAACATGACGGCCCGCCACGTCTTCGAATCGGAGGGGTTCTATCTCATTCCGACCATCGCCGATACGCATTTGGTGTATATTCTGCTCGATCTTGAAACCCGGCCGGACATAGACGCCGCCGCAGCCCGCGCCCTCTCCCGCTTTCTGCAAGCGGACAAGCGCCAGCCTCCCGAATTCGTCAAATTTGCCGGAGCCGGCCGCAGTTTCCGCGCCTTGACCGATCTGCAGGACAGCTACCGGACGGCGCTGGATGTGATCGGCATCCAGAAGGATATCGGCCCGCTTCCGAATCCGTTCGATCGCGATCTGCATTTATACCGCATTCTGTACAAGCTTCGGGAAAGCGGGGAGCTTCCGAAGCTGGTGCGCGATCGCCTCGGCCCTCTGCTGCAGGCGGACAACGAGCGCCGGGATCTGTGGATCAAGACGCTCAAAACCTACTTCGAGCAAAATCTGGCCAAGCGGGAAACGGCCGAAGCCCTGTTCATCTCCCGGCAAACGCTGTATGCGAGATTGGAGAAAATAGCGGAGCTGCTGGGCGGCGACTTTCACGCGCCGGGTCAAAGGCTGGCGCTGGAATTGGCCGTCTGCGGATATGAGTATTTGCGGCGATCCGGCTCCTCCGAGATTATGTAA
- the codA gene encoding cytosine deaminase produces MIIRNAKLRRTEPLMQIRIRDGIIAEVAQHLEAADEEPTIDAGGCLTLPPFVEPHIHLDTALTAGEPAWNMSGTLFEGIQRWAERKPMLSRDDVKRRARKALLWQIAQGVQHVRTHVDVTDPNLTALEAMLEVKAEMAPYADLQIVAFPQEGILSYPNGLELLEEALRMGADAVGAIPHYEFTREDGVESLKRAFELAVKYNRLVDVHCDETDDEQSRFVETVAAEAYRRGIGELVTASHTTAMHSYNHAYVSKLLRLFRLSGIHFVANPLVNVHLQGRFDTYPKRRGLTRVKELTEAGINVCFGHDDIIDPWYPLGTGNMLQVLLMGLHAGHLTGYEQIAGSLDFITVNGAKALRIEERYGIEAGKPANLIILDAASEYDAIRKQAAVRYSIREGRIIAETTPSRTEVRLGGRCEAVDFIR; encoded by the coding sequence ATGATTATTCGAAACGCCAAGCTCCGCCGCACGGAGCCGCTTATGCAGATCCGAATCCGGGACGGGATCATTGCGGAGGTGGCCCAGCATCTCGAAGCCGCCGACGAAGAGCCGACGATCGACGCCGGCGGCTGTCTGACGCTCCCCCCTTTCGTCGAGCCTCATATTCATCTGGACACGGCGCTAACGGCGGGGGAACCGGCATGGAACATGAGCGGCACGCTGTTCGAAGGCATTCAGCGATGGGCCGAGCGGAAGCCGATGTTGTCCCGCGACGATGTGAAGCGGCGCGCGCGCAAGGCGCTTCTGTGGCAAATCGCGCAAGGCGTCCAGCACGTGCGAACCCACGTGGACGTCACCGATCCGAACCTGACGGCATTGGAAGCCATGCTGGAGGTGAAGGCGGAAATGGCTCCCTATGCGGATCTGCAAATCGTCGCCTTCCCGCAGGAAGGCATCCTGTCCTACCCGAACGGGCTGGAGCTGCTCGAGGAGGCGCTCCGGATGGGGGCGGACGCGGTCGGCGCGATTCCCCACTACGAATTTACGCGGGAAGACGGCGTCGAATCGTTAAAACGCGCCTTCGAATTGGCCGTCAAGTACAACCGTCTGGTCGACGTTCATTGCGACGAGACGGACGACGAGCAGTCCCGGTTCGTCGAGACAGTTGCGGCGGAAGCCTATCGGCGCGGCATCGGCGAGTTGGTGACGGCAAGCCACACGACGGCCATGCACAGCTACAATCACGCGTACGTCTCCAAGCTGCTGCGGCTGTTCCGGCTGTCGGGCATTCATTTCGTGGCCAATCCGCTGGTGAACGTTCATTTGCAAGGACGTTTCGACACGTATCCGAAACGACGGGGCTTAACCCGCGTGAAGGAGCTGACGGAGGCGGGCATTAACGTATGCTTCGGCCACGACGATATTATCGATCCGTGGTATCCGCTCGGAACCGGCAACATGCTGCAGGTACTGCTGATGGGGCTGCACGCGGGGCATCTGACGGGGTACGAGCAAATTGCGGGCTCGCTTGATTTCATCACGGTCAACGGCGCCAAAGCGCTTCGCATCGAAGAACGCTACGGCATCGAGGCCGGGAAGCCGGCCAATCTGATTATTCTGGACGCGGCCAGCGAATACGACGCCATCCGGAAGCAGGCGGCCGTCCGTTATTCCATCCGCGAAGGCCGGATCATCGCCGAGACGACGCCGAGCCGAACCGAAGTCCGGCTCGGCGGCCGATGCGAAGCAGTCGACTTCATCAGATGA
- a CDS encoding globin, producing MERETVTFYELLGGTSGIRRIVEAFYPKVLQEPLLAPLFPKDITPVMEKQTEFLTQFFGGPPLFSEKYGHPMMRARHMRFPVTRERADAWLGCMRRALDEVGVEPALRDAVMERLQGPAYHFVNS from the coding sequence ATGGAACGCGAAACTGTAACGTTTTACGAATTGCTCGGAGGCACGAGCGGCATCCGCCGCATCGTCGAGGCTTTTTACCCCAAAGTGCTGCAAGAACCGCTGTTGGCTCCCTTGTTCCCCAAGGATATCACGCCGGTGATGGAGAAGCAGACCGAATTTCTTACGCAATTTTTCGGTGGACCTCCGCTTTTTTCCGAAAAATACGGTCATCCGATGATGAGGGCCAGACATATGCGATTCCCCGTTACGCGAGAGAGAGCGGACGCATGGCTCGGATGCATGAGAAGGGCGCTTGATGAGGTTGGCGTGGAGCCTGCCTTGCGGGACGCGGTGATGGAACGCCTTCAAGGACCTGCCTACCATTTTGTGAACAGTTGA
- a CDS encoding YutD-like domain-containing protein, translating to MKAEGRKFYVVGNKVYELVGEHKSGFNYEAFRDRYSEVLDRYDYIVGDWGYNMLRLKGFFRENHPKANKETSIALLQDYLNEYCNFGCAYFVLEKVNGRPEGEYIGGEPQEGSAPVGISLGGSAADEENAAPVAGIKGVGTLMKGDLPMRYNRTGIPARISVSLAERKERAAARAENAAAARLAKSDGAPATTGPSGGGERRSGEGGGRSGGNNGERAERTERGGDRPDRQQPNRDPNRERGGKPGQVSNGGYGRPFGERSSGGARSQERAERPPGGPQASRPPRKERAQNGGASGRGPREGGSPRSQAPASGARHERPGGAAGGRERWNGPRVSRDGVHQRAGSQPRGNSLPDGGGTN from the coding sequence TTGAAGGCAGAAGGCCGCAAGTTTTATGTCGTAGGCAACAAAGTCTACGAACTCGTCGGCGAGCACAAGTCCGGGTTCAATTACGAGGCGTTCCGGGACCGCTACAGCGAAGTGCTCGACCGGTACGACTACATCGTGGGGGACTGGGGCTACAATATGCTCCGCCTCAAGGGCTTCTTCCGGGAAAACCATCCGAAGGCGAACAAGGAAACGTCGATCGCCCTTCTTCAGGATTATTTGAACGAGTACTGCAACTTCGGTTGCGCCTATTTTGTGCTGGAGAAGGTCAACGGCAGGCCGGAAGGCGAATACATCGGCGGCGAGCCCCAGGAAGGAAGCGCGCCGGTGGGCATCAGCTTGGGCGGCTCCGCGGCGGATGAGGAGAACGCTGCCCCGGTCGCCGGGATCAAGGGCGTCGGCACACTGATGAAGGGCGATCTGCCGATGCGCTACAACCGCACGGGCATCCCCGCCCGCATCAGCGTATCGCTCGCCGAGCGCAAGGAGCGGGCGGCGGCGAGGGCCGAGAACGCGGCGGCCGCCCGCCTGGCGAAGTCCGACGGCGCACCGGCGACGACCGGGCCGTCCGGGGGAGGGGAACGCCGGTCCGGCGAGGGCGGCGGCCGCAGCGGCGGCAACAACGGCGAGCGGGCCGAACGGACGGAGCGCGGCGGAGACCGCCCGGATCGGCAGCAGCCGAACCGCGACCCCAACCGCGAACGCGGCGGGAAGCCGGGGCAGGTATCCAACGGCGGCTACGGGCGTCCGTTCGGGGAGCGGAGCTCGGGCGGCGCGCGTTCGCAGGAGCGGGCCGAGCGGCCGCCCGGCGGGCCGCAAGCCAGCCGCCCGCCGCGCAAGGAGCGGGCGCAGAACGGCGGCGCTTCCGGGCGGGGTCCGCGCGAGGGCGGATCGCCGCGCTCGCAGGCGCCCGCCTCCGGCGCGAGGCACGAGCGCCCGGGCGGCGCGGCGGGCGGACGCGAACGCTGGAACGGGCCGCGCGTCTCGCGGGACGGCGTCCACCAGCGTGCCGGATCGCAGCCCCGGGGGAACTCGCTGCCCGACGGAGGCGGCACGAATTGA
- the codB gene encoding cytosine permease produces the protein MTNDKEFSLGPVPAANRQKLMHTLAVMLGFTFFSASMMAGGTLGTGLTFSQFILIVMLSNLLLGLYTGGLAVIASRTGLSTHLLTRYAFGQKGSYLTSLLLGGTQVGWFGVGIAMFALPVEKATGIPVPYLIAAAGILMTSSAFFGIKALTALSIVAVPAIAVLGSISVYRAASDIGGLGGLFDFQPQDALSFTAALTICVGSFISGGTLTPDFTRFASGPRKAFLATLIAFFLGNSLMFLFGAVGAISTGFSDISDVMLAQGLIIPAIVILGLNIWTTNDNALYASGLGFSNITKIPKNKLVIINGIVGTALSIWLYNNFIGFLTFLGSAIPSIGAIILADYFLVNRRKYDRFDPGSFKQVNVVAIAAWAAGFAAARLVPGIPPLNAVVVSAALYVVLTKLLDRSDSRQQTSETILEG, from the coding sequence ATGACCAACGACAAAGAGTTTTCATTGGGTCCCGTACCCGCAGCGAACAGACAAAAATTGATGCACACGCTCGCGGTCATGCTCGGCTTCACATTTTTCTCCGCCAGCATGATGGCCGGCGGCACGCTGGGCACGGGGCTGACCTTCTCCCAATTCATCCTGATCGTGATGCTCTCCAACCTGCTCCTCGGATTGTACACGGGCGGCCTCGCCGTCATCGCCTCCCGCACCGGGCTGTCGACTCATCTGCTCACCCGGTACGCCTTCGGCCAAAAAGGCTCCTACCTTACTTCCCTCCTGCTCGGCGGAACCCAGGTCGGCTGGTTCGGCGTCGGAATCGCCATGTTCGCCTTGCCGGTGGAGAAGGCAACGGGCATTCCCGTCCCGTACCTGATCGCCGCCGCCGGCATTCTGATGACCTCAAGCGCCTTTTTCGGCATAAAAGCCTTGACGGCGCTCAGCATCGTAGCCGTGCCCGCCATCGCCGTTCTCGGCTCGATATCCGTCTATCGCGCCGCCTCCGACATCGGCGGGCTTGGCGGCCTGTTCGACTTCCAGCCGCAGGACGCCTTGTCGTTCACGGCGGCGCTGACGATTTGCGTCGGATCGTTTATCAGCGGAGGAACGCTGACGCCCGACTTTACCCGTTTCGCGAGCGGGCCGCGCAAGGCGTTCCTCGCCACGCTGATCGCCTTTTTCCTCGGCAACTCGCTGATGTTTTTGTTCGGGGCCGTCGGCGCGATCAGCACGGGCTTCTCCGATATTTCCGACGTCATGCTGGCGCAAGGACTGATCATTCCGGCCATCGTCATCCTCGGCCTGAATATATGGACGACGAACGACAACGCGCTGTACGCGTCCGGACTCGGCTTCTCCAATATTACGAAGATTCCGAAGAACAAGCTGGTTATTATCAACGGAATCGTCGGCACGGCGCTCTCCATATGGCTGTACAACAATTTCATCGGCTTCCTGACGTTCCTCGGGTCGGCGATTCCGTCGATCGGCGCGATCATTCTGGCGGACTATTTCCTGGTGAACCGCCGCAAGTACGATCGTTTCGATCCCGGCTCCTTCAAGCAGGTGAACGTCGTTGCGATCGCGGCCTGGGCGGCCGGCTTTGCCGCAGCCAGACTCGTTCCGGGCATCCCCCCGCTGAACGCCGTCGTCGTGTCCGCGGCGCTGTATGTCGTTCTGACGAAGCTGCTCGACCGTTCGGACAGCCGCCAGCAAACAAGCGAAACGATTTTGGAGGGATAA
- a CDS encoding DUF2225 domain-containing protein, whose product MFNRSANAVGREEIPPLYPAKTVCRYCERTYRTMRVRPSHKKSTEADSDFCMRFTGVNPDYYVVRVCPYCGYSMTDHFSKKPLTERQRVMFEEKIGRSWNKLDLTGERTINEAMFAYKLALVCAQASDETDRVLAGILHHIAWLYRLMEDEANEKRFLAHALDAYMRVFEYEGLDYNNAKLMYLIGELNRRLGQYNEAVRWFSRVVNDNRIVDAAMIRKSREQWQLVREEMQRLKLQPELPGDEIKGA is encoded by the coding sequence GTGTTCAATCGATCCGCCAATGCCGTCGGCCGGGAAGAAATTCCCCCGTTGTATCCCGCCAAGACGGTATGCCGCTATTGCGAGCGGACGTACCGGACGATGCGGGTGCGTCCCAGCCATAAAAAATCGACGGAGGCGGACAGCGATTTTTGCATGCGGTTTACCGGTGTCAATCCGGATTATTACGTCGTGCGCGTCTGTCCGTACTGCGGTTATTCGATGACCGACCATTTCTCGAAGAAGCCGCTGACGGAGCGCCAGCGCGTGATGTTCGAGGAGAAGATCGGCCGCAGCTGGAACAAGCTGGATTTAACGGGCGAGCGCACGATCAACGAAGCGATGTTCGCCTACAAGCTCGCGCTCGTCTGCGCCCAGGCGTCGGACGAGACCGACCGCGTCCTGGCGGGCATTCTTCACCATATCGCCTGGCTGTACCGGCTTATGGAGGACGAGGCGAACGAGAAGCGGTTTTTGGCGCATGCGCTTGACGCCTACATGCGCGTGTTCGAATACGAGGGTCTCGATTACAACAACGCGAAGCTGATGTATCTGATCGGCGAATTAAACCGGAGATTGGGGCAGTACAACGAAGCGGTCCGCTGGTTCTCGCGCGTCGTCAACGACAATCGGATCGTCGACGCCGCCATGATCCGCAAAAGCCGCGAGCAGTGGCAGCTCGTCAGGGAAGAAATGCAGCGGCTGAAGCTGCAGCCGGAGCTCCCCGGGGATGAAATCAAAGGGGCGTAA
- a CDS encoding M3 family oligoendopeptidase, translated as MKKPLPQVWDLDVLFQGGSGSREFAEFLDRLERDLETLRSQNEKVGEADSEEALAETVVLLQDVLKRLREADSFTACLAAENQQDKKAVQLAGRVKTLLAAFEAAMTRFDVRLASLDEEEWNRLRQREPFRGGAFVLDERRKLSREKLGPELESLLTDLAVDGYHGWGENYNTIVSKIKIPFRNDNGETEWLSAGQAHNRLHHPDRKVRARMFESWESAWGEAADYCADALNRLAGFRLQTYKHRGWQSVHKEPLAINRMSPETLRVMWETIDRSKPVFVEYLQRKAKLFGLEKLSWHDVEAPIGTAGKTYSYDEAAELIMEQFRRFSPDMASFAERCFEDGWIEAEDRAGKRPGGFCTSFPVKEQTRIFMTYAGTASNVSTLAHELGHAYHQHVMNNLPALAQEYAMNVAETASTFAEMIVADATLKQAADPQERVALLEDKIQRSVAFFMNIHARFIFETNFYEERRKGFVGTERLNELMVDAQREAFRDALGEYHPHFWASKLHFYITEVPFYNFPYTFGYLFSSGIYAEAQRSGPAFADRYIALLRDTASMTVEDLAKKHLGVDLTKPDFWQSAVELAVRDVREFLRLTV; from the coding sequence ATGAAGAAGCCATTGCCGCAAGTTTGGGATTTGGATGTGTTGTTTCAGGGCGGTAGCGGGTCCCGGGAATTCGCGGAATTTCTCGATCGGCTGGAGCGGGATTTGGAGACGCTGCGGAGCCAAAACGAGAAAGTCGGCGAAGCGGATTCGGAGGAAGCGCTGGCCGAGACGGTCGTGCTGCTGCAGGACGTTCTCAAGCGGCTGCGGGAGGCGGATTCGTTCACGGCGTGTCTCGCGGCGGAAAATCAGCAGGATAAAAAAGCCGTCCAGCTCGCGGGCCGGGTGAAGACGCTGCTGGCGGCGTTCGAAGCGGCGATGACCCGGTTCGACGTGCGGCTGGCTTCGCTGGACGAAGAAGAATGGAACCGCCTGCGGCAGCGGGAGCCGTTCCGCGGCGGCGCGTTTGTATTGGACGAGCGCCGCAAGCTGTCGCGGGAAAAGCTCGGGCCGGAACTGGAATCGCTGCTGACGGATCTGGCCGTCGACGGCTATCACGGATGGGGCGAAAACTACAACACGATCGTATCGAAGATCAAAATCCCGTTCCGCAACGACAACGGGGAGACGGAATGGCTGTCCGCCGGCCAAGCGCATAACCGGCTCCACCATCCCGACCGCAAGGTCCGCGCCAGAATGTTCGAGAGCTGGGAGTCGGCCTGGGGCGAAGCGGCGGACTACTGCGCGGACGCGCTGAACCGGCTGGCCGGCTTTCGGCTGCAGACGTACAAGCATCGCGGCTGGCAATCGGTGCACAAGGAGCCGCTGGCGATCAACCGGATGAGTCCGGAGACGCTTCGGGTCATGTGGGAGACGATCGACCGCAGCAAGCCGGTCTTCGTCGAATATTTGCAGCGGAAGGCGAAGCTGTTCGGATTGGAGAAGCTTAGCTGGCACGACGTGGAGGCGCCGATCGGCACGGCGGGCAAGACGTACTCGTACGACGAAGCCGCCGAACTGATCATGGAGCAATTCCGCCGGTTCAGCCCGGATATGGCGTCGTTCGCGGAGAGATGCTTCGAGGACGGCTGGATCGAAGCCGAGGATCGCGCGGGCAAGCGGCCGGGCGGCTTCTGCACGTCGTTCCCGGTCAAGGAACAGACCCGGATCTTCATGACCTACGCCGGAACGGCTTCCAACGTCTCCACGCTGGCGCATGAGCTGGGCCACGCCTATCATCAGCACGTGATGAACAACTTGCCGGCGCTGGCGCAGGAGTACGCGATGAACGTCGCGGAGACGGCGTCCACGTTCGCCGAGATGATCGTCGCCGACGCGACGCTGAAGCAGGCGGCCGATCCGCAGGAGAGAGTGGCGCTGCTGGAAGACAAGATCCAGCGCTCCGTTGCGTTTTTCATGAACATTCACGCCCGCTTCATCTTCGAGACAAATTTCTACGAAGAGCGCCGCAAAGGCTTCGTCGGCACGGAGCGTCTCAACGAGCTGATGGTGGACGCGCAGCGTGAAGCTTTCCGGGACGCGCTGGGCGAGTACCACCCGCATTTCTGGGCGTCGAAACTGCACTTCTATATTACGGAAGTTCCGTTCTACAACTTCCCTTATACGTTCGGTTATCTGTTCAGCTCGGGAATCTATGCGGAAGCGCAACGCAGCGGCCCTGCGTTCGCGGACCGGTACATTGCGCTTCTGCGGGATACGGCCAGCATGACAGTGGAGGATCTGGCCAAGAAGCATCTCGGGGTCGATCTGACGAAACCCGACTTCTGGCAGTCCGCCGTCGAGCTTGCCGTTCGTGACGTGCGGGAATTTTTGCGGCTTACAGTCTGA
- a CDS encoding YycC family protein yields MRPLPLSPETAQKLAKQLNIPLEHLMHMPQHILMQKLAELAKTAKEEQTDGHSADKADVDPNSGASGERS; encoded by the coding sequence ATGAGACCGTTGCCCCTATCGCCGGAGACGGCGCAAAAGCTGGCCAAGCAGCTAAACATTCCGCTTGAGCATCTCATGCATATGCCCCAGCACATCCTGATGCAGAAGCTTGCCGAGCTCGCCAAAACGGCGAAAGAAGAGCAAACCGACGGCCATTCGGCCGACAAAGCCGATGTGGACCCGAATTCCGGCGCTTCCGGTGAACGGTCGTGA